DNA from Centroberyx gerrardi isolate f3 chromosome 20, fCenGer3.hap1.cur.20231027, whole genome shotgun sequence:
tcaaaatcacacttctagcacataaacaaatgcgaacaaagcagattctgacaatatattaaaaaaattgtCATTCTGCAATTTTTTAAAAGTAAATCGCCTTTGTTATATTAAACCAATGTGTACCATCGACCAAAATCGGTAGGTTttataaacataaagaaagattcacataaaaaaaaaattgcagaatgaatcgttttttttatatatcgtCAGAATCTGGCTTGTTTGAGTTTGTTTGTGtcctagaagtgtgattttcagacctgtttcgccatataatggcagtcattggaaagagaaaaaaaaacacaatctccTCTActagagcaacagataacagagattcaccaattttggggttatatcatgtccaggaagctactaTCAAAGTTCAGCATCGCTTTAAGAGAGATCTTGATAAGTTACCTTAGAAGAAATTTTAGGAAGTTCTTGAGAAGATAAATGGCTTCCCCAATATTTTCTTAAGATTGGTCTCAACTTGTCTTGGTTTCTTACTTAGGAACTTCTGAAATTGGGCCTACCTAGCAACCATGCTGTAAACAAGCCGAAACTTTAATTTCAGTCATTTAAATGACAATGTTTGATGACATTACGCTAGCTATAGCAATATAGCCTTTGTTGGTTTGAAAATTTAAATCCACTCACGTGACCTTTAAGGAGAAAACATTAACCTAAACAGTATGCTATCAGCTAATGTATGCtaatggctagctagctaagcttaATACAATTTCAACTTAAAATGTAAGATACTGTAAGTTTACCTTTTCACAGCAACAATTTTAAGACAAGTGGAAGGTTATCTTAAAGTTAGGACAAAATTTATTTGAGAATTTGCTTTTAAGAATCTCATTTTTTCTCACAAAGCAAAGTAAGTTATGAAAATTCTGAAAATACTTCCAAATTATATATAAACTTATATATAAACTTTTCTTAGATATTTTCTACAGACAAAATGGGAAttaagaagatttttttttcaagagcGCTTTGTGAATCTGGCCCCATCAGAACAATGATGCGAGCTTCTTAAGAAACTGTGGGACATTTCCACTTTAACACTATAAAACATGCTGTGAAACATGTAACAGTGTAAATGGTCAGTATGTCCACATCACTGCCATGACACCACCCAATTCAACTATCTTTCACAGTACCAGAGATAGTAATCACAACTGCCAACAGTTGGTGTTTGGGTCCCCAAGCCAAACAGTATAGGAGCTGGGTCAACAATTAAAGATTACTGCAGATCACACATCCATGCAAAGAAGGGGTGTGATGGCAATTAGTTAACAAGGTTAATTATGTTCCATGATCCTTCTCCCTATAGGAACAGGCAGCCATCTTCAGCCAACAACTGTTTTTAACACACAGTAATCTCTGCTCTCTAGGCAAATTAGATAGATTTGAGGCTATATATGATCCTTTATTTGGTGTCTTTGTTTAATTCTATGTTACTTTCTCATTATAGGGAAGGTAATGACAATGGTGCAATGTGCAAGGAATAAAGATGCTTCTAAAATGGTTTCAGATTGGAAAAAAGTTAATAATGAAACGTATTTTACAGGTGACATTGGAAGGCCAGCTTCATTTAGGTGTAGCTGACTGTATTCAAATGAAGCAGGGGACGGTGATAACCCACAATGGAAATTATGTTAACTGCTTGGAGTCGAGGGAGTGGCTGAGGAACCGAAGTGGAACATTTCATGTGGTCATTTTTTACATCTAATTCAAGACTATAGTCATTACAATAAGTCTCTGTCACATTATCTGTTCTGACTTCTGCTGAGTGCTGAAGCAAAAGGTTCGGGCTCAGCTGCAtagtacaaaaaaataaatgtttcgagatatgtttcaaaataagcaaaaattgaccaaaaatgtatttgtacatgcagatgacattcattcaaaatatactttggacactggaaatacattttctcatcATATGGTATATTAGAGTGAGActaatatattggtttgctgatgtcTGGTGCCGATATTGGACACAAGTAGCCTACattaaaataaagtttaattttctttatttgctttTAAGGAGCTTCTAACCACCTAAAATAATGTCatcagagttttagtgtcacttgATCTTATAAATGTTGTTTCCACCTTGGCAAGAATAAAAAtgtaggggggaaaaaacactgaatccttgtcattttttggaatTTCTTGGGCACGAAAGAATGTCGGCACAACATTTTTGGCAGCTTCAAggcaaaaatatcggtatcggtcTCGGccatcaaaaacccatatcggtcgaaccctacaTGTATATCTGCAAGTATATCCCCAGTAAATATATGGTCAAAATTTCTATCTATTTGGAATGTCATCTGCATTTCTAATGAATGTAGATAATTTTTGCGCATACCTTTAAACATAAAGTATTCTGAAATGCAtgtgagagttttttttttgttttttttttgtagtacGGTGATATTGCACAGCAGCCCGTCTGTTCCTGCTGTGACATTTTGGCTGACCACAGGCTCAGTTGTCAGAGCGgctctcctattggctgagCAGCGCTACGTGTACAACAGTCAGCAACAGGTAGCTGACTCACATGTGACAGTTTATCTCTGCTGCACAGGGACGCTCCGCTCTCACCACAATAAACTTTATATTATGGTGCTTTAATTGACGACTAGATGGTGACGCTCTTGCTGTAGCCCAGAAACACTCAGGAGGggaaagttattttttttttacttccaaGGTAAGGCTTTTCAATCCTTCACCACTGCTTTTTAATCTCCTGTCATGGTTGCTTTGTCTATTATTTGGTTAGAGTGAATGAAATAGACTTTTGGCTGGCTGCCTCTTATCTCTTACAACACTACAGTTGAGGTGATTAAACGTAGGtcagggaaaagagggagaaaagggagaaagaaggagaaaaaaccCTAAAGGGATGATGATGGAGACATATAGCCTTGAGGTTTATGTTCTCACGTTAAAAAATAAAGTGTGTGCACTAATCTATGTAAAGCAACTTTATCTTGTGGATATTAGCATGTTTGATAATATGGTTTGAACAAATTTTCATACTACTGTCACCACTGTGTGAATGATTACAATCAGCCTCAACAAATTTCAAAATTGCATCATCTTCAACTTCAGAAACTTTACTCACTCAGATATATATCTTTATCTTTTTAGCTTTCATGGCCAAAGTGCTTCAAGCCAACCTTTCTATGGGTAAAATCAGGCTGTGGAGCATCAGAGGTGAATTAGCCGACTGTGACTGCTGCctgctctctgtttttttgtgagTGTAACCTTGAAATGGGCATTATCTGAGGCCCAGCAGGATAAGAGAGGCGTAGATTACAGACCAACATCATGGAGTTTTCACACCGCAAGAGGCTGATTAGATACAACAGGATGCATGGCCGTTTGACTGAGAGACAAGCTTATTCAGAAGTTGGGCTTTGTTGCTGGTTGACTGACAGAAAACTATATGAAAACAGTTTCTGAAAACAGTTTCTGAAAATGAATTTACATTAAATTTACATGCATCAAATGAATTTGCATTAAAACTCCACTTTTTTAGTGTGTTTGAGAAGCATCATGAGTCATGTTCGCTTCTGTTCTCTTGTCTTCTCGTCTcatcctttctcttcttcccttttcttcttctcttttctcctctcctctcctccccccttctcttctctcctcttctcttctcttcccttctctcctctagGCTGTTGTCGTCCCTCTTGCCTTGCAGGCCTGTTTGAAGCTGTGAAATCTACACTGTGAGAGGGAAAGGTGGAGGAGGCAGCAAGATGAAGTCCAAAGGGAAGGCTGTGAAACCATCCAGGAGGACCTGGCCGGACCCCGACCCGGAGCCAGAACTGGAACCAGACACAGAACCAGAACCCGGCTCCAGTGAACAGGAAGGCTCCGAGGCCTCCGTCCGGATCGGCGGCTCTTGGAGGGGGTCGCTGAGGAGTGGCGACCGGGAGCGacgaagacgaggaggaggagggggtgatggaggaggaggaggcgccgGAGGAAGAGCGACCCTAGCTCCTCACCGGCGCCGTCGGCAACACGGCACCGGCACCAAGGAGCGCAACGTCCGCCGCCTGGAGAGCAACGAGCGGGAACGCCAGCGCATGCACAAACTCAACAACGCCTTCCAAGCGTTGCGCGAGGCCATCCCCCACGTCAAGACGGAGAAGAAGCTGTCCAAGATCGAGACACTGACCCTGGCCAAGAATTACATCAAATCCCTGACCACCATCATCCTGGGTATGTCCGGGGCCTGTCTGCCCGCCGGCGAGGCCGCATCGGAGGCCAGCGCCGCCAAGCTGCTCCAGTGCTACCAGCagcacctggaggaggagggggaagacgGTCTGACCCAGTACCTCAGCCACATGCACAGCTTCAGCCAGCTCAGCTAGCACACAGCTAACGGTGGAGACCAGGAAAGACCGAGAGGCTGGTCTCCAAGGCACgtagagaggatgaggatggacTTCTGGGGCCAAATCTCAAATGACATCCAGTTCCTACAGGCGCACTGCTTCGATCAGAGCCGCAGTAAACCGTACAAGGTTCTGGTCGAAAATGGTGTTCTGTAGGAACAGGGTGCAATTTCAGATCATATTCCTCTGTCACTAATCCAGATCGACCTTACTTTATTGTCATGAAAGCATCCAGCAGTGCTTGAACATGGCATGACATAGTTCAAGGTGGGCTGTCTCCATCAGCTGTGGCCTTATCTCAAAGAACATGCTCTTGGTGGGAGGTGAGGAACGACCTGGGGACAGTCAGGACCGTTCACCTtgatataatatactataactCTTTGATTCAATAAGCAGAAGGCAGCGTGTTTTCTCCACAGTAAGACCCGAGTGAGTGGAGCGGATACAAAGACTGCAGATAGGACAGTGGAATCCCAATGGAACATGGTGAAACTTCAAGAGCAGTGAAACACTGAAGTTCCTCTGCTGCGGTACTCAGAAAGGAAGGGCTAATCTTTTGCCGTTCtgtctcattcattttcttgtcTTCTAAAGTTTTAAGCAGGGGCTGAGGActtgttcttcttttttttctgttatcttgttatcttcttgtgtgttttctgttgagaAACCTGCCAAGCATAGCCTCTAGTCACAACTGTCACATCCAAGAATGGGAAGACAAGCAGGCGTCTGCTCGACTATTTAAATATTGCCATGTTGAAAGACGACAGAAAGCGGGTTTGACCATTTGCTTATGATTACTGTTGAAAACAAGATTTGTTTGTCTACCCACAAATGTTGTACACCTACCTGGAAGGTAAACATGATGTTAAAGATGTGTGAAATCTGCTGTACTGTGTCTCTATGGGTTGTTTTGAGGCAGGAAATCGTAGTGAAGGAGatcagaagaaaagagaaaccatTCGAGGAGTTATTATcaataaacacatttatttattgacaAGTACCGTTATTTTGACCATGCACAACACTACTGAGGAAGATGTACGCCACGATGTCAACAGCACTGGTGTGTTGCACAGTACAGTACCACGTTTTAATGTTAGTTATTCACAGACAATACAGACAGATCTCTGTACAGAACATTTACAatcatttcattatattttgacAGAACCTCCTTATTGTGGCGCATTTAAGGCAGCCATTAACATAAACTAATGCCTCAAGGGATGcagtctgtcagtgtctgtTTGAATGGTTTATGGATATTTCATAATGGAACAGTTGACTTTCTTGATTTACTTGCTCTTCATCAAACAATATGCCATCTCAATATATTAACATTGCAACACCCACAATACTCTAACAATAACACTAATATCTTACAGGTTTATAACAAAAATATAGTTTTTTTACTGCTGTCTGCTCCCTGCTCAGTCATTCTACTAGCATCAGTCAAAAGGAAGTGGAGAGcatgcaaaatgtttttttttgtgggtttttttgggAATAATGATATTCTCCTGAGAAAGAGGAAGGTCCATTTTTAGCATTTCAACCACAAGACTTTTACAAGTAACCCACACTTTGCCTTCATCCCAGTGTATAGCCGTAATGCTAACCATTGCACATAGTCCATGAGAATAACACATATTTctgaaaataacatcaaattGTTATATAAAAGATCAGTCCACTGTAGGTACAAGGGTGTAAAGCATTGTGGCTGATTACCAGACAACAAGGGAGCCAGTAAGCCCTGGATCAAACGCTGCCCTGCCTGCTATATCCGGTAATCGATTTACTTCTGACTCCAGAAATAAATCCGTAGTAATCTAGGTTAACTCTGCTGTTACAAGATCTCTTAACCCGGTGCCagcaggttaaaaaaaacaagagtatatttttgtgacatttctttAGTTTGCATACAGCTGGTTACtgacagttcagttcaattcaatctTTCTCTCACTAAAAACTTCATTAGatatcttttaaaaaaacagcatCACCCCGCCACCTTCACCACGTAACGACAAAACTCCACAGTTGACCCCACATACAGCTCTCTATATATAGCAACCatacaaagaaacagaaacattacatcctgatgaataaataaaaaacagtaacGTATTAAGACCATTGAGTTAAATATTAGTGAAAAaacaaatggcaaaaaaatgacatagGAATGCCCTATTGAGATGAATGCTTAGTAAAGTGAACaacatttagagagagagagagtgagagagagagagagagagagagagagagagacagagagcgagagagagatagagacagagatagagagagagagagagagagagagagagagagagagagagagagagagagagagagagagagagagagagagagagagagagagagagagagagagattcagcaCAGGATTTAAGATACCAGAGATAGTTTGCAGTATATTTTTCACcttacagaaaacagccttCTGTTACAGTGACTTAGGTAATGCATTATAAGACTAAAGGACTCTGGAATTAAATAATCATCAGTGCTACTTCAGtatcaacagcagcagtggttTTAAAAGGACGCTGATtcaaaaaaaagtgaaaatttacCACAAAAGTAAAACGGGTTAGGATGGCTacgagtgtgtgtctgtatttatgAGAGTATCTGTACACTGTACAAACAACGCATGTGTGCCCTTGTGTgtacgtgggtgtgtgtgtgtgtgtctagcatCCCACAGCATTGCCATTGACCTCCATGTTCCGGACAGGGAGGGGGCTGCGGGGGGCGGAGGGGTCGGTTAGAGAGGGCAGTCGCACCCGGGGCGGCTCCGTGGAGTTCCCTCTCACTGTGATGTGGTCCCATCCACCCTGAGTGAcggacaggaagagagggagggagagagagagagagagagagaaggagggagagaaggatagagcaagagagaaagagagattcagCCCAGGATTTGATACTGTCTTACTGTGGCGAGATCTACTGTTGTTTGTACATAGATTTTACACTGTGAAAAAGACATAGCCTATTACAGCAAACTATTGTCTCAGTAAACACCGGATACTAATATATCTATTATTGTTTCAATAggaagtacgatttttactgccccatagcacaaaatgaccataatatttATCTGCAAGGGGTTGATAGGACTGTGgatcaatactaatgactcaacatttactttgccaggtgccaAGACAGCTACGAACACTAAAAAACCTTGATCTCAAGCCAAAAAATctaatgacaaagcagtattattattccagtatttagcatggtaaTATGTTGCCTCTTCACTAGACCTtttgttggatctctgctctactTAGCTAGCTTTCTTAGGGGATGTGCGTTGTGGGTGAGAGTCTGTGCCAGTGACTCATGTAGGAGTAGATAAGTTCTATCAGTGgtgttgtaattcctactggtcaccaatagaggtcgataaaatCCATAGATTACTTGATGTCCCTTTAAAACTTACAGTATATAAAGAAAGTGAGAGGTGGTCAAATACACTGTAGGGCCACATTGCTTTTGTGGGGTCAAACAGACAATAGAGgaatgccacacacacagtttagtcTCCATGGTGTCTTACCCCTATGCCATAGTCCCAGGACTGTCCTTTGGGCTCCATGGGTTGGACCCCGAGTCGATGGCACACTGTCCCGCAGCTCAGACTGTGGCTGCCCTGCACCTTGTCTGCTATGATCCACAcctacaacaacaaaacaccaaaaatcaCTGACAAAAGTGAGGAGgagttttttcttcatatcaTTGATCTTTCTAATCCATCACCACATCATGTCATTTACTCATATATATACCAGGGGTCAACCTGGGGTCAGGGG
Protein-coding regions in this window:
- the bhlha15 gene encoding class A basic helix-loop-helix protein 15 — protein: MKSKGKAVKPSRRTWPDPDPEPELEPDTEPEPGSSEQEGSEASVRIGGSWRGSLRSGDRERRRRGGGGGDGGGGGAGGRATLAPHRRRRQHGTGTKERNVRRLESNERERQRMHKLNNAFQALREAIPHVKTEKKLSKIETLTLAKNYIKSLTTIILGMSGACLPAGEAASEASAAKLLQCYQQHLEEEGEDGLTQYLSHMHSFSQLS